A single Pedobacter sp. PACM 27299 DNA region contains:
- a CDS encoding SDR family NAD(P)-dependent oxidoreductase: MLFSVSNFPYYFLPLELDIVNDDHVKDSIEKVIAHFGQIDVIVNNAGYSQIGTQEELSDK, translated from the coding sequence ATGTTGTTTAGTGTTTCAAATTTTCCGTATTATTTTCTGCCATTGGAATTGGATATTGTTAACGATGATCACGTTAAAGATTCAATTGAGAAGGTAATCGCTCATTTTGGTCAAATTGATGTTATTGTTAATAATGCTGGTTATAGCCAGATTGGAACGCAGGAAGAATTATCAGATAAATAA
- a CDS encoding SDR family NAD(P)-dependent oxidoreductase — translation MNLSGKFALITGASSGIGKGIAKALALKGVKLGLAARRTDKLQDVLTEIEEQGGEAYIIKMDVADKGSVTEGLAKLKEQFGSIDILVI, via the coding sequence ATGAATTTATCAGGAAAATTTGCACTTATTACGGGCGCATCAAGTGGAATTGGTAAAGGTATTGCAAAAGCTCTTGCACTGAAAGGAGTAAAATTAGGCCTTGCTGCCAGAAGAACAGACAAATTGCAAGATGTTTTGACTGAAATAGAGGAGCAAGGTGGAGAAGCCTACATTATCAAAATGGATGTTGCAGACAAAGGGAGCGTTACAGAAGGGCTCGCTAAATTAAAAGAGCAGTTCGGATCAATTGATATTTTGGTAATATAA
- a CDS encoding M20 metallopeptidase family protein yields MKIQLPLFLLLLVLIGCQQKENEALTQELVSIETDKIYDKLVKIRRDFHANPELAGNEKRSQEIIKQYLLDLGIEVETGIYGHSVVGILKGEKEGKKIAWRADMDALPNGFPDEVEFKSKIKGVQHGCGHDVHLAIGLGIAEILAKHKESINGTVYFIFQPEEETFVGAKRMVDQGLFSKIKPDEIYGLHITALPVGQIMVKPNEMFAYQKRIRIKLKNELSKEEAKELAKKVYSSLSRSQTNSKPWEIQHISDPQIGLMNPNTIFKDYLIMDENFDIHSEKDTLFLEAYLYETTQSNLQKIIPKIQQLIGEHSYKDKLLSVSFIQENPTVVNDEKLTKSAIKTLNRIDGDLVSADYGQIPYFNDDFAYFQQKVPGVYFFLGGSNMEKGITAMNHAPNFKVDEESIKIGVRSFSSLIIERLKEK; encoded by the coding sequence ATGAAAATACAACTTCCATTATTCTTACTATTACTAGTCCTTATTGGGTGTCAACAAAAGGAAAATGAAGCCTTAACTCAAGAATTGGTTAGCATAGAAACTGACAAAATTTATGATAAGTTAGTGAAAATTAGAAGAGATTTTCATGCAAACCCTGAGTTGGCAGGAAATGAAAAACGCAGTCAAGAAATCATAAAGCAATATTTGCTGGATTTAGGGATTGAAGTTGAAACAGGCATTTACGGGCATAGTGTTGTAGGCATTCTAAAAGGAGAAAAAGAGGGGAAGAAGATCGCTTGGCGAGCCGATATGGATGCTTTACCAAATGGTTTTCCCGACGAGGTTGAGTTCAAGTCTAAAATAAAAGGAGTGCAGCATGGTTGTGGCCATGATGTACATTTGGCAATAGGACTAGGAATAGCGGAAATCCTTGCAAAACACAAGGAATCAATAAATGGAACAGTATATTTTATATTTCAACCAGAAGAAGAAACATTTGTTGGAGCAAAAAGGATGGTTGACCAGGGTTTATTTTCCAAAATCAAGCCTGACGAAATCTATGGTTTACATATAACTGCGTTACCAGTAGGGCAAATTATGGTTAAGCCAAATGAAATGTTTGCCTACCAAAAACGAATAAGAATTAAGCTGAAAAATGAATTATCCAAAGAAGAAGCCAAAGAACTTGCCAAGAAAGTCTACAGTTCCTTATCCCGTTCACAAACCAATAGTAAGCCTTGGGAAATACAACATATAAGTGACCCTCAAATTGGATTAATGAATCCAAATACGATTTTTAAGGACTACCTGATTATGGATGAGAATTTTGACATCCATTCAGAAAAAGATACACTTTTTTTAGAAGCTTATTTATATGAGACAACCCAATCGAATCTCCAAAAAATCATACCTAAAATTCAACAATTAATTGGAGAACACAGCTATAAGGATAAACTACTTTCGGTTTCATTTATACAGGAAAATCCAACAGTAGTTAATGATGAAAAATTGACTAAAAGTGCCATAAAGACGCTAAATAGAATTGATGGGGATTTAGTTTCAGCTGATTATGGACAAATACCTTATTTTAATGATGATTTCGCCTATTTTCAACAAAAAGTACCGGGTGTTTATTTCTTCTTAGGTGGTTCTAATATGGAGAAAGGAATAACCGCAATGAATCATGCACCTAATTTTAAGGTTGATGAAGAGAGTATAAAAATAGGTGTCAGGAGTTTTTCATCCTTAATTATTGAAAGACTAAAAGAAAAATAA
- the istA gene encoding IS21 family transposase: MDLKQILTLHLEGYSNRKIGSVLGISRNTVNTYMQLFAGSDYSCQELLGFDTVALSELFSSHTTLDTIRHNELMLYFEGVNKARNHPGFTFLYHYQQYVELAAEPYSYTQFLEHFRRKYPKEKGSMKLQHFAGEEMFIDFAGKKLQIIDKQTGEIVPVEVFVAILPCSQYTYVQACMSQKREDMLSCCADALRFYGGSPKAIVSDNLKSAVNRSSKYEADINRSFKDFARHYNCVINPTRSYAPQDKALVENAVHLVYQRIYYPLREMTFFSLEDLNREIAVLLECYNKLLFKRKESSRIELFQSIERQYLKELPSSTYEMKDYKRAKVQKMGYAYFSPDKCYYSVPYRYIGKETMIHYTRSRVEIYYNHERIALHQRNLNKGSYITITDHLSSTHKFYSDWSPEFFRKKALPHGEYVLACIEKVLASQDYPEISYKRSLGIIHLNRSYGSERLNNACKRALATDSCSYLRVKNILKNNMDRLPAIDEQPESIKPHIPLHSNIRGASAYQ; the protein is encoded by the coding sequence ATGGACTTAAAACAAATACTCACATTACATCTGGAGGGTTACAGTAACCGTAAAATAGGTTCTGTTCTCGGTATTTCCCGTAACACTGTCAATACCTATATGCAACTGTTTGCTGGTAGCGACTATTCATGTCAGGAGCTTCTGGGGTTTGATACAGTTGCTTTATCCGAACTGTTCTCATCACATACGACCCTGGACACCATTCGCCATAATGAGCTCATGCTTTATTTTGAGGGTGTAAACAAGGCCCGGAACCATCCGGGTTTTACCTTTTTGTATCATTATCAGCAATATGTTGAGCTGGCGGCAGAACCTTATAGTTACACACAGTTCCTTGAGCATTTCCGCCGCAAGTACCCTAAAGAAAAAGGGTCAATGAAACTTCAGCACTTTGCTGGCGAAGAAATGTTCATAGACTTTGCCGGTAAAAAGCTGCAGATCATCGATAAGCAGACCGGAGAGATTGTTCCCGTGGAAGTATTTGTAGCCATACTTCCCTGCAGCCAGTACACTTACGTTCAGGCATGTATGAGTCAGAAACGCGAGGACATGCTGTCGTGTTGTGCTGATGCCTTACGTTTCTATGGCGGATCGCCTAAAGCGATTGTATCGGATAACCTAAAGTCCGCAGTTAACAGATCGAGTAAATACGAAGCCGATATCAACCGTAGCTTTAAAGACTTTGCCCGCCATTATAATTGTGTCATCAACCCCACCCGCAGTTACGCTCCCCAGGACAAGGCGCTGGTTGAGAATGCGGTGCATTTGGTCTACCAGCGTATTTATTATCCTTTACGGGAAATGACCTTCTTTTCTCTGGAAGATCTTAACAGGGAAATTGCTGTCTTATTGGAGTGTTACAACAAGCTTTTGTTCAAACGAAAAGAATCTAGCCGTATTGAACTCTTCCAGAGTATTGAACGTCAGTATCTCAAAGAGCTACCGTCCAGTACCTATGAAATGAAAGACTATAAAAGGGCCAAGGTGCAGAAGATGGGCTACGCATATTTTTCTCCCGATAAGTGTTACTATAGTGTTCCATACCGGTATATCGGCAAGGAGACCATGATCCATTATACCAGGAGCCGTGTTGAGATCTATTATAACCATGAAAGGATTGCGCTGCATCAGCGCAACCTGAACAAGGGCAGCTATATCACCATCACAGATCATCTGAGCAGCACACATAAGTTCTACTCGGATTGGAGCCCTGAGTTCTTCAGGAAAAAAGCATTGCCGCATGGTGAATATGTTTTGGCATGCATAGAAAAGGTACTGGCCTCGCAGGATTACCCGGAAATAAGCTATAAGCGCTCTTTGGGCATTATTCATCTGAACCGTTCCTATGGCTCTGAGCGGCTCAATAATGCCTGTAAAAGGGCTCTGGCTACAGATAGTTGCTCTTATCTGCGTGTAAAGAACATCCTGAAAAATAATATGGACAGACTGCCCGCTATTGATGAACAGCCCGAATCCATAAAACCACATATCCCTCTTCACAGCAACATACGCGGTGCTTCCGCTTACCAATAA
- the istB gene encoding IS21-like element helper ATPase IstB produces MNNQTVEKLRNMRLGAMAQLHQQYVKENRFEGITCDEYLALLTDHQWEDRENNKIDRLLKLANFRQNASLADINYSSERNLDKNMFARLGTLDFTMRKENIIICGASGTGKSYLSQALGHQGCLTGVKTLYTVTARLIKKLKLSKVDGTYLKELEKLTRMDLLILDDFGLQAFDNQDRETLMDIIDDRHGKRSTIISSQIPVSAWYEIIGGEGTIADAILDRIVNSSHRIDLKGESMRKGILKKE; encoded by the coding sequence ATGAATAATCAGACAGTTGAAAAACTACGTAACATGCGCCTTGGGGCGATGGCTCAATTACACCAACAGTATGTAAAGGAAAACAGGTTCGAAGGCATCACATGCGACGAATACCTGGCACTACTGACCGACCATCAGTGGGAAGACCGCGAGAACAACAAAATTGATCGGTTACTGAAACTGGCAAACTTTAGGCAGAACGCCAGTCTTGCCGATATAAACTATTCCAGTGAAAGAAATCTGGACAAGAACATGTTCGCACGACTTGGTACACTGGACTTTACAATGAGAAAGGAAAACATCATTATATGTGGTGCTTCCGGCACAGGCAAAAGCTATCTATCACAGGCTCTTGGGCATCAGGGATGTCTTACTGGAGTAAAAACACTCTATACAGTAACTGCCAGACTGATCAAAAAGCTGAAATTGAGCAAAGTTGACGGAACCTACCTCAAGGAGCTGGAAAAACTAACTAGAATGGATCTGCTAATACTGGATGACTTTGGCTTGCAAGCTTTCGATAATCAGGACAGGGAAACGCTGATGGATATTATAGACGATCGGCACGGTAAAAGATCAACTATAATCTCCTCCCAAATACCGGTATCGGCCTGGTACGAAATCATTGGTGGTGAAGGAACTATTGCAGACGCCATCTTGGATCGGATTGTAAACTCCTCTCACCGCATTGACCTGAAAGGTGAATCCATGAGAAAAGGAATATTGAAAAAGGAATAA